From the genome of Chionomys nivalis chromosome 19, mChiNiv1.1, whole genome shotgun sequence, one region includes:
- the LOC130862127 gene encoding keratin-associated protein 10-8-like yields the protein MAASTMSVCSDACTNSSWQVDDCPESCCEPSCCAPSCCQSSCYVPSCCAPAPCLTFICTPVSCISSPCCQSVCASSCEPSCCQQSSCQPACGTCSPCQPSCCMTLCCKPVCCTPICSGSSSCCQQSSCQPSCCQSSCCVPVCCKPVCCTPICSGSSSCCQQSSCQPSCCQPSCCVPVCCKPCSSVSLLCRPVCRPACCVPSSSCCASSCQPSCSKPCSSMSLLCSPVCSRQACCGLSSCC from the coding sequence ATGGCCGCCTCCACCATGTCCGTCTGCTCTGATGCTTGCACCAACTCCTCCTGGCAGGTGGACGACTGCCCAGAGAGCTGCTGTGAGCCTAGCTGCTGTGCCCCCAGCTGCTGCCAGTCCAGCTGTTATGTTCCCAGCTGCTGTGCCCCAGCCCCCTGCCTGACCTTCATCTGCACCCCAGTGAGTTGCATATCCAGTCCCTGCTGCCAATCTGTCTGTGCTAGCTCCTGTGAACCCTCATGCTGCCAGCAGTCTAGCTGCCAGCCAGCTTGCGGCACCTGCTCTCCTTGCCAGCCATCCTGCTGCATGACCCTGTGCTGCAAGCCTGTCTGCTGCACCCCCATCTGCTCTGGATCCTCCTCATGCTGCCAGCAGTCTAGCTGCCAGCCCTCATGCTGTCAATcctcctgctgtgtgcctgtctgcTGCAAGCCCGTCTGCTGCACACCCATCTGCTCTGGATCCTCCTCATGCTGCCAACAGTCTAGCTGCCAGCCCTCATGCTGCCAGCCatcctgctgtgtgcctgtctgctgcaagccctgctccaGTGTGTCCCTGCTCTGCCGCCCTGTGTGCAGACCCGCCTGCTGTGtgcccagctcctcctgctgtgcctcctcctgccagcccagctgcAGCAAGCCTTGCTCCAGCATGTCCCTGCTCTGCAGCCCTGTCTGTTCCCGCCAGGCCTGCTGTGGCCTCTCAAGCTGCTGCTGA
- the LOC130862121 gene encoding keratin-associated protein 10-8-like isoform X2 encodes MAASTMSVCSEPCTESSWQIEDCPESCCEPACCTPSYCQPSCCAPAPCLTLICTPVSCGSSPCCQSACSSCCTPSCCQQSSCQPSCCTCSPCQQSCCVPVCCKPVCCTPICSGSSSCCQQSSCQPSCCQSSCCVPVCCKPVCCTPICSGSSCCQHCQPSCCQSSCCVPVCCKPCSSVSLLCRPVCRPACCVPSSSCCASSCQPSCCKPCSSMSLICSPACSRQACCGLSSGQKSGC; translated from the exons ATGGCCGCCTCCACAATGTCCGTCTGCTCTGAGCCCTGCACTGAGTCCTCCTGGCAGATCGAGGACTGTCCAGAGAGCTGCTGTGAGCCTGCCTGCTGTACCCCCAGCTattgccagcccagctgctgtgcCCCAGCCCCCTGCCTGACTCTCATCTGCACCCCAGTGAGCTGTGGGTCCAGTCCCTGTTGCCAATCTGCCTGCAGCAGCTGCTGCACACCCTCATGCTGCCAGCAGTCTAGCTGCCAGCCCTCATGCTGCACCTGCTCCCCTTGCCAACAGtcctgctgtgtgcctgtctgttGCAAGCCTGTCTGCTGCACACCCATCTGTTCTGGatcctcctcctgctgccagcAGTCTAGCTGCCAGCCCTCATGCTGTCAATcctcctgctgtgtgcctgtctgcTGCAAGCCTGTCTGCTGCACACCCATCTGTTCTGGCTCCTCATGCTGCCAGCA CTGCCAACCTTCATGCTGTCAATcctcctgctgtgtgcctgtctgctgcaagccctgctccaGTGTGTCCCTGCTCTGCCGCCCTGTGTGCAGACCCGCCTGCTGTGtgcccagctcctcctgctgtgcctcctcctgccagcccagctgctgcaagccctgctccaGCATGTCCCTGATCTGCAGCCCTGCCTGCTCCCGCCAAGcctgctgtggcctctcctcGGGCCAGAAGTCCGGTTGCTGA
- the LOC130862121 gene encoding keratin-associated protein 10-3-like isoform X4: protein MAASTMSVCSEPCTESSWQIEDCPESCCEPACCTPSYCQPSCCAPAPCLTLICTPVSCGSSPCCQSACSSCCTPSCCQQSSCQPSCCTCSPCQQSCCVPVCCKPVCCTPICCMTLCCKPVCCTPICSGSSSCCQQSSCQPSCCQSSCCVPVCCKPCSSVSLLCRPVCRPACCVPSSSCCASSCQPSCCKPCSSMSLICSPACSRQACCGLSSGQKSGC from the exons ATGGCCGCCTCCACAATGTCCGTCTGCTCTGAGCCCTGCACTGAGTCCTCCTGGCAGATCGAGGACTGTCCAGAGAGCTGCTGTGAGCCTGCCTGCTGTACCCCCAGCTattgccagcccagctgctgtgcCCCAGCCCCCTGCCTGACTCTCATCTGCACCCCAGTGAGCTGTGGGTCCAGTCCCTGTTGCCAATCTGCCTGCAGCAGCTGCTGCACACCCTCATGCTGCCAGCAGTCTAGCTGCCAGCCCTCATGCTGCACCTGCTCCCCTTGCCAACAGtcctgctgtgtgcctgtctgttGCAAGCCTGTCTGCTGCACACCCAT CTGCTGCATGACCCTGTGCTGCAAGCCTGTCTGCTGCACACCCATCTGCTCTGGATCCTCCTCATGCTGCCAGCAGTCTAGCTGCCAACCTTCATGCTGTCAATcctcctgctgtgtgcctgtctgctgcaagccctgctccaGTGTGTCCCTGCTCTGCCGCCCTGTGTGCAGACCCGCCTGCTGTGtgcccagctcctcctgctgtgcctcctcctgccagcccagctgctgcaagccctgctccaGCATGTCCCTGATCTGCAGCCCTGCCTGCTCCCGCCAAGcctgctgtggcctctcctcGGGCCAGAAGTCCGGTTGCTGA
- the LOC130862121 gene encoding keratin-associated protein 10-10-like isoform X1: protein MAASTMSVCSEPCTESSWQIEDCPESCCEPACCTPSYCQPSCCAPAPCLTLICTPVSCGSSPCCQSACSSCCTPSCCQQSSCQPSCCTCSPCQQSCCVPVCCKPVCCVPVCCKPVCCTPICSGSSCCQQSSCQPACGICSPCQPSCCMTLCCKPVCCTPICSGSSSCCQQSSCQPSCCQSSCCVPVCCKPCSSVSLLCRPVCRPACCVPSSSCCASSCQPSCCKPCSSMSLICSPACSRQACCGLSSGQKSGC, encoded by the exons ATGGCCGCCTCCACAATGTCCGTCTGCTCTGAGCCCTGCACTGAGTCCTCCTGGCAGATCGAGGACTGTCCAGAGAGCTGCTGTGAGCCTGCCTGCTGTACCCCCAGCTattgccagcccagctgctgtgcCCCAGCCCCCTGCCTGACTCTCATCTGCACCCCAGTGAGCTGTGGGTCCAGTCCCTGTTGCCAATCTGCCTGCAGCAGCTGCTGCACACCCTCATGCTGCCAGCAGTCTAGCTGCCAGCCCTCATGCTGCACCTGCTCCCCTTGCCAACAGtcctgctgtgtgcctgtctgttGCAAGCCTGT ctgctgtgtgcctgtctgcTGCAAGCCTGTCTGCTGCACACCCATCTGTTCTGGCTCCTCATGCTGCCAGCAGTCTAGCTGCCAGCCAGCTTGTGGCATCTGCTCTCCTTGCCAGCCATCCTGCTGCATGACCCTGTGCTGCAAGCCTGTCTGCTGCACACCCATCTGCTCTGGATCCTCCTCATGCTGCCAGCAGTCTAGCTGCCAACCTTCATGCTGTCAATcctcctgctgtgtgcctgtctgctgcaagccctgctccaGTGTGTCCCTGCTCTGCCGCCCTGTGTGCAGACCCGCCTGCTGTGtgcccagctcctcctgctgtgcctcctcctgccagcccagctgctgcaagccctgctccaGCATGTCCCTGATCTGCAGCCCTGCCTGCTCCCGCCAAGcctgctgtggcctctcctcGGGCCAGAAGTCCGGTTGCTGA
- the LOC130862121 gene encoding keratin-associated protein 10-8-like isoform X3, whose translation MAASTMSVCSEPCTESSWQIEDCPESCCEPACCTPSYCQPSCCAPAPCLTLICTPVSCGSSPCCQSACSSCCTPSCCQQSSCQPSCCTCSPCQQSCCVPVCCKPVCCTPICSGSSSCCQQSSCQPSCCQSSCCVPVCCKPVCCTPICSGSSSSCCQSSCCVPVCCKPCSSVSLLCRPVCRPACCVPSSSCCASSCQPSCCKPCSSMSLICSPACSRQACCGLSSGQKSGC comes from the exons ATGGCCGCCTCCACAATGTCCGTCTGCTCTGAGCCCTGCACTGAGTCCTCCTGGCAGATCGAGGACTGTCCAGAGAGCTGCTGTGAGCCTGCCTGCTGTACCCCCAGCTattgccagcccagctgctgtgcCCCAGCCCCCTGCCTGACTCTCATCTGCACCCCAGTGAGCTGTGGGTCCAGTCCCTGTTGCCAATCTGCCTGCAGCAGCTGCTGCACACCCTCATGCTGCCAGCAGTCTAGCTGCCAGCCCTCATGCTGCACCTGCTCCCCTTGCCAACAGtcctgctgtgtgcctgtctgttGCAAGCCTGTCTGCTGCACACCCATCTGTTCTGGatcctcctcctgctgccagcAGTCTAGCTGCCAGCCCTCATGCTGTCAATcctcctgctgtgtgcctgtctgcTGCAAGCCTGTCTGCTGCACACCCATCTGTTCTGGCTCCTCAT CTTCATGCTGTCAATcctcctgctgtgtgcctgtctgctgcaagccctgctccaGTGTGTCCCTGCTCTGCCGCCCTGTGTGCAGACCCGCCTGCTGTGtgcccagctcctcctgctgtgcctcctcctgccagcccagctgctgcaagccctgctccaGCATGTCCCTGATCTGCAGCCCTGCCTGCTCCCGCCAAGcctgctgtggcctctcctcGGGCCAGAAGTCCGGTTGCTGA